A stretch of the Aegilops tauschii subsp. strangulata cultivar AL8/78 chromosome 4, Aet v6.0, whole genome shotgun sequence genome encodes the following:
- the LOC109741156 gene encoding E3 ubiquitin-protein ligase ATL59-like → MATPGSDHTYGQQQPNSDDGWLERRTMASIILVGFLLIVVLAKAIHRLCSHLQVQERPEGVRGPAPNNAGADPAQVLKKVHAAGPVVCVYRRSDGWLEAMCPVCLSDFADGEAVSVLPACMHYFHAACVGEWLRARATCPLCRAAPATSGVV, encoded by the coding sequence ATGGCCACGCCTGGCAGCGATCACACGTACGGCCAGCAGCAGCCCAACTCCGACGACGGCTGGTTGGAGAGACGCACGATGGCGTCCATCATCCTCGTGGGATTCCTGCTCATCGTGGTGCTAGCCAAGGCGATCCACAGGTTGTGCTCGCACCTGCAGGTGCAGGAGAGGCCGGAAGGGGTCCGTGGTCCGGCCCCGAACAACGCTGGTGCTGACCCTGCTCAAGTGCTGAAGAAGGTACATGCGGCGGGGCCGGTGGTGTGCGTGTACCGGAGGAGCGACGGGTGGCTGGAGGCCATGTGCCCGGTGTGCCTGTCGGACTTCGCGGACGGCGAGGCCGTGAGCGTGCTGCCGGCGTGCATGCACTACTTCCACGCCGCGTGTGTCGGCGAGTGGCTGCGCGCGCGCGCCACCTGCCCGCTCTGCCGCGCCGCGCCGGCAACATCCGGTGTCGTCTGA